One window from the genome of Serinibacter salmoneus encodes:
- a CDS encoding YdeI/OmpD-associated family protein — MEILILPDAAAWRTWLDTHESVHDGVWLVLAKKGTTSPTSLRYAEALEEALCSGWIDGQTLKRDEGTYHQRFTPRRARSIWSARNVGHIARLEEQGRMRDRGRAEVERARADGRWDAAYGGSATIEPSAEMAAALAADPAAAAFLEALTASERFAVLFRTRTQTTPGGRERAAQRMVAKLARGEKP, encoded by the coding sequence ATGGAGATCCTGATCCTGCCCGACGCCGCAGCCTGGCGCACCTGGTTGGACACCCACGAGTCGGTGCACGACGGCGTGTGGCTCGTTCTGGCCAAGAAGGGCACCACCAGCCCCACCTCGCTGCGCTACGCCGAGGCCCTGGAGGAGGCGCTGTGCTCGGGGTGGATCGACGGGCAGACCCTCAAGCGCGACGAGGGCACCTACCACCAGCGCTTCACCCCGCGCCGTGCGCGCAGCATCTGGTCGGCGCGCAACGTGGGGCACATCGCCCGGCTCGAGGAGCAGGGCCGGATGCGCGATCGTGGCCGCGCGGAGGTCGAGCGCGCCCGGGCCGACGGCCGGTGGGACGCCGCCTACGGCGGCTCCGCCACCATCGAACCCTCCGCGGAGATGGCCGCGGCGCTCGCCGCAGACCCGGCCGCGGCCGCCTTCCTGGAGGCACTCACCGCGAGCGAGCGATTTGCGGTGCTCTTCCGCACGCGCACGCAGACCACCCCGGGTGGCCGGGAGCGTGCGGCGCAGCGCATGGTGGCCAAGCTCGCGCGCGGCGAGAAGCCCTGA